The genome window GAGCTATTTTATTTACTAGTGTACTTTTCATATACCACATAAAGCTATCCTTTGGACATATTTACTCTACAAATCTAGATAAGCTTGTTTTATTTGTCTTCTGACAAATTCTGCTGATggcaaaattcccttttccttaaGTTACACTAAGGATTGAGTCACAAATTTTAAACCTACTCTAAATtacatattttactttattgtatcaaaacaaaacccaaatgcTTGGTCAAAGTATAAACACTTACAAACCTAGTGAAAACATCCCTGAGAAGTTTTCAGCAACATAGAGTAATTATTAGGTTTGGTCCATTAGAGGAGAAAAATCATTACATCCAGTTATTGAAAACTATGGGCTACAAGTGCATTGGTTGTACATTGGATTCCCATTCATTCCATTTCACACCTCTCACAAAACAGTATATCTGAGACAAAAGCCACTAGAGGTTCTTCACATGCTTTGATGGATAATGTAATTGTTACAAAATCTGCGATGACTGGCCTAGATTCAGCCCTGGTGTAACGCCTTTCATTTCAATGGAGTTCACACACATTCCAGGGCTGAGTCTGGCAGCATATGACTGGGAAGGACAGtacctaaaattaaaaaaaaacccttagaAGTTACAGAGGATACTTTTCAGAAGTTGCTGACATTATGTTTTCACATACTACTTATTCTGCAAACAAACATTTTACCAATATTTAAATGTAGAAGTCAGACTGCCAAGCCATAGGAAAACTCAGAACACCACCAGGTTCAACTCTACTGAGAAAGCAAAGTGCGTAATTTCCACAAAAGTGCACATAGGGTTAATGACTCTGGAAGTACTGTGTTAGTACACATGCAgggtgaaaaaaaccaaaactaaccaaaaaaaaggcaagagctTATTGAACAGAGGGGATGCATCATTTTCATTGCTCTGAAGCTGCTTTAGAGGGCCTCTCAGTCCATCATCTCATTGGTTTAGCAGTATTCTAGAACAAAGTCAAAATCCACATACACATCAGATAAATGCAAGTAATCCACCTATTGCATGAAACATTAACTATTTTCAAATGCAACTGTTTTCCAAAACCCTAAAAAAGCCTGATATATTGGAAAATTAACTAAAGCTGCTTGTACTCTGAGGCAAAAACTAAGTTAGCACTAGAATTTATCTTTCTGTACCAGTACTCCTGACCTTAGCACTTTCTGCTACATCAAACCCAAGCAAACCTGCCATTTGCAATTTAAAAGCCATGCTTTGTAATATTACATCAATAGCTTCTGCTAAATGAGGCTGCTTTACTCTTACAAGTGCAACAAAAGTGTAATACAATATCTTGTACCTAACAGTATTCTAATTTGTAAGGAAACATGCAAAAAACCTGCAAAGGTGTTTCCATAAAGTTAAACCAAAACGTAAAATACTATAAAGgttccgggaaaaaaaaaatgaaattgtttatTAGAAGAATCAAGAAGGATCATAGAATATTGTAAGttagaagggacccacaaggaccatcaGAGTCCAATTTAGAGAGGATGTTTATACCAGTTTAAGAATAAAGGTGAGCAGAACTGTTCATGGTAAAGGAATATTGgagaaaaactccaaacaatCAAATACTGTATAAAAAGTTATTCTGAAGTAACTAAAAGGAAGGACAAGACCCCATTTTACTCAATGAACACaagaattatttcagaattCATGGTAAACTGAGTCTGTATAACCACTTAACCACAGTATCACTGTAGGGGTCAGCCATGGAACTTGAACAGTATTTTTGTGATCAAACACCAGACTTGTGGGGAACCTTTGATACTGCAGCTGTCAAGATCCAGCCAGGCTGTCCTCTGCCAAACATAAAACATTTACAGGGTCACTGTAAAATGAATTTTCTCTCTTGGGAAAGCTTCCCCAAAGAGCTAAGTTATGCATTCAACTCTAGAGAAACACCTCAAACAGGGTCATAAAAGGAAGTATATGTGCTTAACCATGGTATTTGTGAAGCAAAGTTAGTAAAGAGAAGTGGATCCTTTCAGACAGTAGATGTGTTACCAGGTGGTGAACTGTCAGGGGCTGTTTTGGGATCAGGAGTGTGACAAACAAAAAGTTGTTTTCCCAAGCTTTTTTGGGCAAATCTGAAGTACATTATGTGGCCCATTGCAacaaaagacacagaaataaGCACCAATAAGCCAAAAGCTTCAGGGTTTGGGGCCAAGATGACCATGATGAAGTGCAGCAAGTCAAGAAGATAATTCATGGAGTTTTGGACACCATTTATGATGCCTCTTTCAGATTCTATGACGTTTTCTTGGAGTAACTGTGTGACAGTCAAATCAAAGGACCAAAGGCCTatggagagagaaaacaattaTCCATACTGCCGGGCTTCCCATGGCAAACTCATCACTGGCACAATTCAATTCATCCTTCCAAGCACTCACTTTGCCAAAAATGCACAGCATAAGGTATCCTCTTGCTGACTAGAACTGATTTCACACTCCCAGTCAAGAGCAATTGACTTTCCTTTTACAAAATATCTCATGAAATAATACATAAACAAACTTGATACATGAAGTTGCCTGACACATCCTGTTTCATCATGACTAAGGAGTCAATGTTTTACTcatccttttcttctttaaatagCTGGCTTACAGCTATTTACAGTGTATTCATGCTAGGTGCAATCACTAAagttctgcatttaaaaaacccacaaacatcTTTTAAACTATGCAAAATACACAATAATTTCAAATGGGTGACATCAGCTTCCATACTGGTTTAGTCTGTTCATGACTCAGCTTTAGAAGCTTATCTTGCAAAAAAACCTAATGCATGTGAACCAAGTAATTTACTCCTCCAGAATTCAgcaaaaactgcagaaattgaGGATAATGATTCTACAGATGACCATTACTGTTCATAACATTTATATGTTAGACTGCCTATTCTGGTTAGCATAATATTGGTATTCTGTTGACAGATACTAATATTATGCTAACCAGCAATACCTCAAAAACTTAAGCTGTAATCCAAATCAAAGCTTCCTTTCTAAATGACAATTTAAATAAATGGATTAATTTAGTAAACTCTGAAATGCAAAGGTTTTCACAGCAGATGTGTTTGGTGCTGTTTCCTAGTAACAAGTGGTTTCATTTGGTcatgaacaaaaataatttagagaTAAGCTTTCCAAAAAACTATGTTATAATCATCTCCAAATGTGGTAACTTTTCTCCTATTAGTGACATAAAATATACAAGGAGTTAGTACTGCAGTCTTCACCCTAGGGATACTCTTGCAGGatcatttcatttttatgtgaTGTATAATCACCTAGCACCAGAAACAAGATGTAACATTTCAATTATTGCCTCTAATTCTAAAGTTCTATTTAGTTGACAGGCACTGTAACTTTTAGAGTTAAAAGTAGATGTTACACCAAATTGTAGAGACGTAATACTTACCAACTCTAGCAGCAATGACTCCTGCAAACAGGAGACTAACAGAGATTAAAGGCACAGGCTCAGGACTCATCTCTGGGTCACTGTCAGCAGGAGCAATAGACCCGTTTAACAAGTTGGGCATTCCAGTTGCAAAAATCATTTCAGATTCTGGAGACGCTATAGTAGGCAATGGCTCATTTTCAAACAGCCTGGCACTGATGTCAGCAAATGGAGAGACAGTCAGATCCATAGGGCTTCCAGGCATAAATACAGAGACGACACATAAGATCAGACACGCAAACTGAGCGACTCCAGAAATCAGGCCCGTGCGAATGAGGCCACATTTGCGCCGGAGCCAAGTGAAAGCGACCGTTCCCATGATTCCAGTGACTGCCGAGGCACCCATGAGGaggctcagcacagagccactCAGCCCCTGAGTGTATGCATAGCCTGTAGTGATACAATCGAATCCCAGAACAGTCATATAGAGGAATGCAAGGCCCATGCCTGCAAGGAACACCGGCTGGTTGTAGTACGCAACCCATCCGTCCCGGAAGGTTATGAAAGGTTCGGCAATCCGGGCAGCGCAGCCGACTTCCTTCTCCGGCTGGGGCTCAAAGCCAGCTACATCTTTCTCAATAATGAGCTGCACTCCTTCAGCAGGTTTCATGTCACTCTCTGCAAACAGAAATGGAGCTGTCAGATACACTCCTGCCTGCAAAATGCACACTGTAAAGCAACAGATGATTGTTTGCCAGAAGTTCACTACTGGAGAAGTGCATCAGTCAAGCTCCACTGCCAAGCTTTCTCTTAATTACCTAAATTAAAATCATTTAAAGCCTCCTAAAATCCTACCTGAGGAGTAAGATTAAGTACAGTTCATCCCTATcagtttaattaattaaacagtGATAGGAAAAAGCACTGCCTGCTTCTAGACAAGAATGCCCCAGCTccacagagaaattatttaacaAATGCCAGTTGGCATTTTAACACAGCTTTGTATGCTTAAGAGCactgaatgaaaaaaaggaCATACTTAAACATCTGTCAGTATCTCATGTCAAGGCTGAAGCCTATCCAGAGTCAAAAGCTTTCAAAGcttgacttaaaaaaaaaaaaaaaaaatcaaacaaaccacaaacctATGCATTTCTACCACTCCATTCTCACTGcaataaaggaaaaaggcaCTTCCACTGatcacaaacaaaaatccaaaaactcACAGCACTATTAACACCACTAAGGAGGACAAATTCCACAAATGTCTGGATGCCTGAGCATGCTTTTACACTATAAACTTCAAAACTAACTCCACATACAGCAAGTGAGATGCATGAAGTACTTCAGCAACTTTTAAAAACCCAAGTCTTCTAATGAAATCAGAATATTGCAACAGCAAAGATTAATACGTGTTTCCTACATATTGACATTTGCTATTGCCATTGCTTCACATTGCTTCATTCTCCAGAAGTATTCAAAAGCCAGTTCCAAAGCTGTGGAGCCTTGTACACTCTCTTGTTCTCTAATACTGAACTGCCAGCAGCCTGGTCCAACAGCTTACTGGACCAGCTGTAACCACCATGGATCTGATGGCTGGGAAGATAGATCTCTTCAGCAGTTTTAATAGCAGCTTGTATGACAATAGTGTGAGACAAGACTGTTAGTTAGCATTTAAACAAAACCCAGGAAATCTTATTTCAAAAAACCcaataacaaaacacaaacaaaaacccaccacCTATGTTACAGCTGGGGGCCACAACATGAGCTTTCAGTAGTGTTATATACTGCTACCTTAAAAATGGGGAAACACTTAAGCTTAGTATTTCAGCATCTGACATTTCTACTACTTCACaataaaaattctgcttctgaaTTTAAATTTCTGATATTGAGCCTATCTAACTTTAGTATCAATTTTAGTGTTACTTATAATAATAGCCATAGTCATCTGCACTGCAAATCCCACTTGTACTGCTTGGCCAAGGAAGCAGAGCTAAAGGCcaaaagagtttatttttttccctccaccaTTTCCTGCAGCATGTAAAAATCATTAAGTCATGCCAGAAGAGAAGTATGGCCATCTATTCTAGATTCTCCTGAAAGCCTGTTAGTACTAGGTGTAAGCAGAGATGAGTTAGCCAGGAATAGTCTTGCAGAGGCTGTAGACACCACAGAGCCAAGGGCCTGGTCCAGCTTATCAGCTATAGTATAGATGGATAGGAGTATTCCTTATGATCAGCCTGAAGGCAGACTTGCTCTAAGGAGTTAACAAAGAGAAGACAATTCATTCTGTGGCTGCATTTCATGAAATTCCTCAAAAAGCTGCACAAAGTATTGTTGCTTAGATTAGAGTCTCTGGTATCTATACCCCAAACCTGCAATCTCCAAGCCAGTAGTAGAAAGCTATTTAGCCTCAAAGCAGTGCCTGTGGAAGACAAAAGTCAAGCTTGGCTAGACTGATGCAATGAATATACAGTGAATTTGAGTAGgtacatttctgtgttttcaatacctttctTTACATTCAGCGGTTTCAGTTCTGACGCTTCAACTTTTGCAGATTTGTGAGCCAGAGTAGGGGTTTTCTGATAAaccttccagagcagcagataTTCAACACACATGGACATCAGGTTCCAGCCAGAAATGAATCCACAGCCAATCATGGGGGAGCCAAATGTCATTATCTGACCAACAGCCATTGGGGCCAAGATATTGGTCAGCTGATCAATTCTTCTTATTGTGGCATTCATATCTGTGAGAAATTATTTGATGATGAAATGACTGGTGAACACTTACAGTGAAATATTCATTGACAAAATTGTGAATTGTACACGTATAAAGGTAAAGCTACAAGTCCTGCTCCAACTGTAACTGGTTCCAGAAATAACCAGAGGCACCTTCAGACTATTTCAATATTTAAGTTGACTGCAATCAACCAAGGTGCTTGTAAGCCAAAACCCAACTGCTTCCAGTTTTGCCTGCATGCGGTCTCCCAGGTTTAGCATGCTGGGTTCACAGTGGCAGCACAGTCCTGTTCATCATGAGATCAGGTAAAACTTCTCATCATTAGATGAGATCACTTTTACACAGCACTGATACTGTGGACTCTGAGCTCTACCCCTGTAACACACAAACCTAGcatgcacagctccaggaaTCTCAGAAGGTGGAATTGTTTCTTGGGAAGATAGTAATCTATCTCCCAACACTGGAACACAGTATTCTTAGTCTCCTCCATTCACTTCTAATAACTGGTGGCCAAAGAACCACTGTGATAGCAGCAGAACTTTGAAATGGCTTTGACATTTCCTTGTTAAGTCACATTGGTTGATGGCAGCTGTAGGCATCCTTAGATCTTACTGAGCAAAGTCCTCACTCCTTTCTGGTCCTTTGATGTTTACAGTCAAAACAAGCAACCCATTCTCAGCATAAATGCATCTTTCATTAGCTGCTAGGGAATGCCTCACCCTTCTCAATCTTATCTATTTTACTGTCATTAAGCTGTCTGGGTTCCAGTAAGTTTCCAATTAATAGTGCCACTCTTCCACTCCTACAAATTGCTAGACAGTGGTTTCACACATGAAGCCCCCTTTAGAATCCTACTGTAAAAACTAGAGCTTGTGAAGGCCAAGTGAAATTCTACATCAGTATGTAGAATAAAGCTGCTTTATTGACTCTGTAGAGAATTAGTCCTCAAATAAACATTTGGGTTACTCTATTTCAAAGTAAATTCAATGTTAACCTAGTTAACCCTCAGTCAAATAGTTAAGTGAGATACTTGCATAACATTTGGCTTTAAAAACTCCAACCAACTaacctttgtttttttttagttgagTTATAATTCCACTCAGAAAAGGTACAAAGAGTGAGCAGGAAAACTAATCAAGGGCAACAAAGGAGAAGTTaaggtaattttttatttccctattCTGCTAACTTGCATAACTAAGATTTCTCTTTGAGGAAAGGTAACAATGCAGAGATGGACAATGATAGTTGCTGCAAAGTCAGTGTCAGCacttaattttaattacttttttcttttatgttaaGGAGTTTCTTTTACGTTAAATAGTTCCCAGGTTCATCATGATTAATCAGAAAACAAGCCTGTTCAGTCTGGAAGGGATGTCTCAGATAAATCTGTTGAACTAAGGAGCTTAATCATTGTTTTCATTCTCAATCAAGTCATAAGAGAATTTCCAATAATCTCTTGCCTGATTTCTCAGTACAAAATGTAAGTGGTGATACAATTGTGCCTGAGCTCATGAAGCAGTAAAGAGGCAGGACTGACTCGCAGGCAGCAGTTTCTCTGCAGGTGTGGTCTGTGCTTTATCTCATGTGTTatgtgggacagggatgggggaaatgATTTGCTGAGTAACATCTGACACAACAAGAAAAGTTTTAATAGTTCTCATTAACCTAGGACTTTTACAGATAGCTGCTATTTTTCTACCTGTGATTCACATGTGTAAAGAAAGGTCACCTGTATTACAGCTCTACAAAAGGCATGACCTAGAAAGGCACTGCAAGGTCAAAATAAAAGATTAAGGAAGATAATTTGTGGACTGGGAAATAGATGCATTAAAAGTGTCATACTTCTAAGAATTAGCCTTTCCTGgatgaaattgataaataagATTTCTTCATTGGAGCTAAACATCAAATAAAAATCTGGAATACAGGATTGAAATTTCCAAAAGGACTCTGAACTTTGTGGGCATTCAGGCAGCTTGATACAAAATTAGAGTCCAGAAGCTGAAATGCTGTCTAAGCCTGAAGGTATCTAAACTATAGAGGTGAGCTATAGAGGTCTGGGTAATGTTAAACTGCTCTGTGCCTTGTTTGCAGTTCAGTATCAGTTCCTCTATCTGAAAAGGCTTAAGTCCCCTTATGGGGTTGATTCAGAGCCTATACAGCCTGACAAATTCATCAcaagaaatgctgctttgttACAatcagaggagcagcacagtcAAAGATTGCTGTACACCCTTTGATGTAATTTGTATTGTGCAGCCTTGGTGAGTCCCAGTCTCTCACATCCAAGAAGTTTCATGACTACCAAGCTGCAATAGGATATAAATGGGAATTAATTCCCTCTCCTAGTAGTATCAGTGTCACTGTGCaagtgcagggcacagggggagAAGCAAACATAAATAATCTTTTGCCTAGAAAGTATTTTGTCTGTAGTCTATGCTCACAAGTACCTGATGtcaaaggaaagcagagcttCCAATTCTAGCTGAAGGGAAGTTCACAGCTCTGAGTTAGACATCTAATGCTAGAGAAATGCAAGGCTTCAAGTGTGCCTGCATGCACAGTATTACCTACTGGCAATTCCCTAATATACCTATTGAACTGTTCTGGACTTCATTCTCATGCATCTTTCTTTGATCCCTATGAGAGGAGCCCAGTTTCGCAAGAGTTCTCTGCTTCATTCCAGGGACCTAAAAATAAAGTATTGCAACACTTGGCTTGTTCAGCAAGACTAGTTTTCCtaacagagctgcagcaggactaAGAGGAGGGCAAAACAAGTTTGGGGATGCCTAACTGAATTGCAATCACAACAGTAATTTGTGATCTCAGTAGCTGTAGTCCAGAGTaagaaagagcaaaataaagGCTGCCCTATTTTTTCTCATAATATCTGGAACTCAAAGATGCACTGATCTTTGTAAAACTCTagtcttaaaacaaaaataaaatcaatcttGGAAAGTAAGACATGCAAGATATTATAAAGGCAATATATTTCACCTGCCAGTTTGCTTCTGTCTTCCCCTGCAACCACAACAATCCAGTCCCTCTGAATTGTGATcgctgtggcagtgctggccaAATTGGCAATATTTGCTATTGTGATAACCAGGATATAGCACAATGTCTAGAGAGATGAGGGGAAAGAGTTATAATGTGAGAAAGCTGATGGACATCGCCACTTTCTATATAAGCAGGAAATACTTTTATATTTGATTCCATACATTTCAGCATTATTCTTCACACAAAACAAGATCAAGTCTACAATTCCTAGCAGAAAACAATCATCATATCTGTTTGCCTAACAAGTACAGTTTCATTTGCCAGTTTTGGCTCCCAGAAATGTCTGTACAGATTAAAGGAATTAAAGATTAAGATAAAAACTCATCCATCTCCCATGCTTCCCAAAGTTTCttcacaaattaatttcttataaCAAGTTGAAGCACTCACAAGAAGCCATCCATGGTATAATGTCAAGAGCTGTGTCTTAAACAAGAAGATAATCATCAGGATAACACCACACAGGATGACAGATGAATTCTGCACAATCAAGGATGTCTGGGCCACTGTTTTAAACCAAACAGAGAGCAACAGTTATGAACATAAGAATGAGCTAAGAATGACCACAGCTTTAATCAAGGAACACACAGATTTATTAAATAGCCTTGTTTTCCTAGTCTCCCCCAAACATAAGTGGCAAAAGTATACTTTATAATAGAGTCTGAATCTTCCATTGTCTTAGAGAAACCGATGTCTAATGTAACTTTGTAGCTCTTGATTTACACTCAATGTAGGTCTTCTCTCAAAGTCCCTGTTTCAAGTAGTAAAAATCTAGCTCAAGTCTCTGAAATTCATCTTCAACCTATTATggaaaaaatactattttgaaaattttttgaaagtaaaaatttatttgaagaACTTGATcctattttatttgtaaaacagACTACAGAGTATATGCAAAATGGATAATGCAAATGCAGTGTGTTTACACTCAAGTGAAAGATGTTTGTATCCAGATGAAAGACAACAAAAACACAGGTGCATGTTAGTGGTTTAATGTAAATAGAATTTGATCTGTAGCCCTTAAAGTTAcatattttttaccttttgtgTTTCCATGCATCTCTACACATCACATGGGATTGGCCTGAGTAACAGACATATCATGACATAAAACTGTTTTCCTCCTGTCTTTGAGAGCCTCTCTGTATAACCATCACCATCCTGAAACCATCTGCCCTTCTTAGACGAGCAAGCCTCATTCTCATATTTGAACTGAGGAATTACCTCTGTCAGCTTCACCTTTTAGACATGAATTTGGAAGGTAAATGAGCTGCTCAAGGCATCTAACCTTTGAGCCTGGAGTTCTTGTCCACCCAGTCTCCAATAAGGGCTCCCAGGAGAAGAACTGATCCCGCCACAACCAGGCCATAGACCGCAGTGAGGAGCAAGCTGTTGCCATAAAGTTCAACCAggaacacagacacagcaaaatGCCACATCCGATCTCCCTTGAAGAGTAAGAGAACACACACAACATTACTGGTTGTTCTTTACAGGTACACAGGTTCACTGTTTTAGTCTGGACTAAAATAGAGGTTTGTTACATGTACAGaggtgctgtggggtttttgtggttgCTGCTTTCTTAGGAGGTTTGTTGATTGATACATCCTGTCACCATTGATTTTATCCCAGTGTCATTAAGATCACCTATCCTAATCAAGTGGATCATTACACCTTTAATATCACAAATCCAAAAGTGCCAGATATTTTCTATTAGTATATTACTGGACAAAGTCTGTCACCAGCCACATCCAACAAGCCTCAAAAAGCTTACACAAACTCTCTGGCACAGATCAAATATTATCAACAGATTTACCATCACtatttaaataacttttcaaGGCAGCAGTTTGCTCTCAGATGATCAAAGCCTAACTGGTGCTTTATAACACAAGAGTGAGTCAAGTGGAAACAAGTCATCATAAAATTCAGGACAGATATAGGTAAATGTTAACTGAAGTTTCTAAAATCAATGGACTTCAGCTGCTTTTAGTGTTCAGCACTGGCATATTACTCAGAGGATGAAGAAAGGCATAGCTCATTTAACCTGTTGTAAACCAACTGCTAGTTCAGCCTATTGCTAATTTAACCTAgtgcttaaaataaaacacattcaTGTCCTGATAACCACTTGCTACAGGTACAAAAAGGACACCCAAATGGTTAAACACATCCAAGTGAAgtcattttcattcttttcaaaacattttcacGTTTGCTAATAAATACATGGAGGTTTTATTGTCACATCTCACTTTACTTTTGAGCATATTGCAGCAATACATGACAGAAAATCCTTTCTGTAATCAGTAAAAAACAGATGAATAGAAATCATTCATACCATTCTAGGGCACACAGGTTGTTTAATAAGGGTCTCTAACATTGGTCTCCTACAAATCAAACATGaaactgttttcttctgttgcCTTATCTTAAATAAATAGTTGCTATGTGATACAGCAAAGAGTACAAATCTCTAAGGACCTCAAATATTCAGAAGGGCTGGGGGAGGTGTAAcataaaaacttttaaaaatcaaagccaGCCAAATCTAACCATGTAACACAGCAATCAAAAGCTACATAAATAGCGTATTTGGGGAGTCAAAATAATTGCAAAGTGTGATTAGCCCTCAGTATAGTCCAGACACAAAAAGCACTTGCCTTTTAATGTTATTTGAGTTCACTGGAGTTTTCTGCAAACATTGTAACATGCAAACTTTGGTACTTGTTTCCTTAAACACAGGCTGAAAAAAGTTATACTCCAATCATGGGAAGAAAAATTCCatctttccaaataaaaatccCAGGGTGTTTTGTATACTTTTTTAAACTAAATCCAATGACAAATGCTAGTATAAGCATGATCATCTTGTGCCTCTCCTCATATATTATAAACCATTTTTCACTCAAGAGATATCTAAAGCCTTCTGTAAATATGTTCCACTTACATTCCACGGTTAGTTAGCAGAAATATATAGAAAACATCCCAGTAATGAATCCACAGGCATATCATTTCCCAATTCCACCTTTCACTTAAACTTAATATGACCTCCTGAGGTGGTACTTTATAGAATTTCACTTAAAATACATGCAGGTGAATTAACCCAGACAACTTTTATTAAGATAGAAAAACAATCAAATTAACccattttatattaaatttggctttttttctttatgcatAGATGTTTCAGTTACTGGAttctgagaaaatgaaaaaggcatttttaaaaaaacctaagcATGTGCAAGTCAGTGCCAGTCACTACTGTCAGAGTAAAAAAAACTGAATCTCACTTCAAACTCGTGGAAAGGTCAGTTTGACTCCAGAGACATCATGATTTTGCTTACACTTATCTGAGAGCCTGTGAACACTGTTCAACTTTATCTAACACATTTACCCAGAATATTTTGATCAGGACAACCCACAGAGAAGACTTCTGGAGAAACCACAGCTGTTACAACCAGAAAGTACGATTTTCTTTCAAGAattaaaaaccataaaaaaaataGGCAAAGATAAAGGAGAACAGTATTAGTGGATTGCAAAGCTTTGTAGCAGGTATATTCTTTCAAGTTAAGAGCTATTGACACTTGAACAGCAAATATTCTTTAGAGAAACAGGCAGACCCTTCATTACATACACTTAGTCCCACCTTAAAATGTGGCTCTTTGAAGACTTTTAAATAGTTACAGCTGTTCAGCATCACTATCCTTTTAAAGACAGCTCCTCCCCTTCTTTAATTATAATTACCCTTACACTAAATGTATACAATC of Zonotrichia leucophrys gambelii isolate GWCS_2022_RI chromosome 7, RI_Zleu_2.0, whole genome shotgun sequence contains these proteins:
- the SLC40A1 gene encoding solute carrier family 40 member 1, whose translation is MARAAEPEGRRRGGSVIAYFTSAKFLLYLGHALSTWGDRMWHFAVSVFLVELYGNSLLLTAVYGLVVAGSVLLLGALIGDWVDKNSRLKVAQTSLIVQNSSVILCGVILMIIFLFKTQLLTLYHGWLLTLCYILVITIANIANLASTATAITIQRDWIVVVAGEDRSKLADMNATIRRIDQLTNILAPMAVGQIMTFGSPMIGCGFISGWNLMSMCVEYLLLWKVYQKTPTLAHKSAKVEASELKPLNVKKESDMKPAEGVQLIIEKDVAGFEPQPEKEVGCAARIAEPFITFRDGWVAYYNQPVFLAGMGLAFLYMTVLGFDCITTGYAYTQGLSGSVLSLLMGASAVTGIMGTVAFTWLRRKCGLIRTGLISGVAQFACLILCVVSVFMPGSPMDLTVSPFADISARLFENEPLPTIASPESEMIFATGMPNLLNGSIAPADSDPEMSPEPVPLISVSLLFAGVIAARVGLWSFDLTVTQLLQENVIESERGIINGVQNSMNYLLDLLHFIMVILAPNPEAFGLLVLISVSFVAMGHIMYFRFAQKSLGKQLFVCHTPDPKTAPDSSPPGNTSTV